A genomic window from Companilactobacillus alimentarius DSM 20249 includes:
- a CDS encoding HAD-IA family hydrolase, giving the protein MKSIVWDFDDTIANSYPGIVNATQRSLRENFGISLSKDTIFKESKKTSVRKFVTDLLKDQENPDQAVDLFYKVYHHYESEYHDKITLVPHIKDILKYCDEKHYIQFVVTHRDQSIYDLAKSLGIEHFFKEIISVDDGYKRKPDPDMLNYLINKYDLKRDELWVVGDREIDVKFGHSVGAKTILLNNQAVDFSYDYRVNDLLEIKKII; this is encoded by the coding sequence ATGAAAAGTATTGTTTGGGACTTTGATGATACGATTGCTAATAGTTATCCCGGGATTGTCAATGCTACGCAAAGATCTCTACGAGAAAACTTTGGTATTAGTTTATCAAAAGATACGATTTTTAAAGAATCAAAGAAAACCTCAGTTAGAAAATTTGTAACTGATTTATTAAAAGATCAGGAAAATCCTGATCAAGCGGTGGATTTGTTTTATAAAGTTTATCATCACTACGAGAGTGAGTATCATGATAAGATTACGCTTGTTCCTCATATTAAAGATATTTTGAAATATTGTGATGAAAAACATTATATTCAATTTGTCGTTACGCATCGAGATCAATCAATTTATGATTTAGCAAAATCCTTAGGAATTGAGCATTTCTTCAAGGAAATAATCAGTGTCGACGATGGCTACAAACGCAAACCAGATCCTGATATGTTGAATTATTTGATCAATAAATATGATCTAAAAAGAGACGAACTTTGGGTCGTTGGCGATCGAGAAATTGATGTTAAATTCGGTCATAGTGTGGGGGCTAAGACGATTTTACTCAATAATCAAGCAGTCGATTTTTCTTATGATTATCGCGTGAATGATCTTTTAGAGATTAAAAAAATAATTTAA
- the dtd gene encoding D-aminoacyl-tRNA deacylase: MKVVIQRVSEAKVTVDQKILGQIDQGFCLLVAFADEDNDETIKYMARKIANMRIFSDTDDKMNLSIKDVGGEILSISQFTLYAETKHGNRPSFIGAGNFETSSKKYEQFNNALRDYDINVETGEFGADMQVSLTNDGPVTILMER; encoded by the coding sequence ATGAAAGTTGTTATACAACGAGTTTCTGAAGCTAAGGTCACTGTGGATCAAAAAATCCTTGGTCAAATTGATCAGGGATTTTGTTTATTAGTGGCTTTTGCTGATGAAGATAATGATGAAACAATCAAGTATATGGCACGAAAAATTGCCAATATGAGGATATTCTCGGATACTGATGATAAAATGAATTTGTCGATTAAAGATGTTGGTGGGGAGATTCTTTCAATATCCCAATTCACCCTTTATGCCGAGACTAAACATGGTAACCGACCAAGTTTTATTGGAGCAGGGAATTTTGAGACTTCCAGTAAAAAATATGAGCAATTTAATAATGCTTTGCGTGATTATGATATAAACGTTGAAACTGGTGAATTTGGAGCTGACATGCAAGTGTCACTTACTAATGATGGACCAGTAACTATTTTAATGGAGCGATAA
- a CDS encoding RelA/SpoT family protein produces the protein MKKNKDYTPEEVLDICREYMNDDHVEFVNKAYNFAAYVHKEQKRATGEPYIIHPTQVAQILASLKMDPYTVAAGYLHDVVEDTNITLGDVRELFGDQVATIVDGVTKISKYKYHSHQELLAENHRKMLLATAKDLRVIMVKLADRLHNMRTLKALRPDKQRRIANETLEIYAPLADRLGISRIKWELEDLSLHYINPQQYYRIVHLMNSKRDQREAYIAEAIDYIKKNVDALHIKYDIYGRPKHIYSIYKKMRDKHKQFSELYDLLAIRIVVESVKDCYAVLGSIHSKWKPIPGRFKDYIAVPKANGYQSLHTTIIGPGGQPLEVQIRTFKMHQVAEYGVAAHWAYKEGNFEGVHLDDDEQKIDVFREILELQENSDNASDFMKSVKGEIFNDRVYVFTPEGEVIELPKGAVTLDFAYQVHTEVGNHSIGAKVNGKMVPLNYQLKNGDIVEMLTNSSSSPSRDWVNVVFTSRSRNKIKRYFRTKDRENNIVLGRESIEEELKNRSLSSKKYLDKKHLELAMKIFNYTDPDELFNAVGYGELSPINVVHKLLNEDPEKKREAEKKELEDSVITETDEKPQQPQNENPKLQKERNNANNSISVQGIDNLLIRLAKCCSPIPGDKIVGYITKGRGLTIHRADCPNVQSEEAKSRFIDVSWDNVTKEKRYTAELDIYAFNRNGLINEVLQVINSNTNTLNNVIGRLDKEKMAIVHVSIGVNNKEHLDNIISKLKNIPNVYEIKRTVA, from the coding sequence ATGAAAAAGAATAAGGACTATACTCCAGAGGAAGTTTTGGATATTTGTCGTGAGTACATGAATGATGATCACGTTGAATTTGTTAATAAAGCTTATAACTTTGCCGCTTATGTTCATAAGGAACAAAAACGGGCTACTGGTGAACCATACATTATTCACCCAACACAAGTTGCACAAATCTTAGCTTCTCTCAAAATGGATCCTTATACAGTAGCAGCGGGTTATTTGCATGATGTCGTTGAAGATACCAATATTACTCTCGGAGATGTTCGAGAATTATTTGGCGATCAAGTAGCAACAATTGTTGACGGCGTCACTAAGATCAGTAAGTATAAGTATCATTCGCATCAGGAGCTTTTGGCTGAAAATCATCGAAAGATGCTTCTCGCTACAGCTAAGGATCTACGTGTCATCATGGTAAAACTGGCTGACCGCTTGCACAATATGCGTACTCTAAAAGCTTTGCGTCCTGATAAACAACGTCGGATTGCTAATGAAACTTTGGAAATTTATGCACCACTAGCTGACCGTTTAGGTATTAGTCGAATCAAGTGGGAATTAGAAGATCTGTCGCTGCATTATATTAATCCGCAACAATATTATCGTATTGTTCATTTAATGAATAGTAAACGTGACCAACGTGAAGCTTATATTGCAGAAGCAATTGACTATATCAAGAAAAATGTTGACGCCTTACATATTAAATATGATATTTATGGTCGACCAAAACACATCTATTCTATTTATAAAAAAATGCGTGACAAGCATAAACAATTTTCAGAACTATATGACTTGTTGGCAATTAGAATTGTGGTTGAATCAGTGAAGGATTGTTATGCCGTCTTAGGCTCGATTCACTCCAAATGGAAGCCTATTCCAGGACGCTTCAAGGACTACATTGCTGTCCCTAAGGCTAATGGCTATCAATCGCTACATACGACGATTATAGGTCCTGGTGGTCAGCCACTAGAGGTTCAGATCAGAACCTTTAAGATGCATCAAGTTGCTGAATATGGTGTTGCTGCTCATTGGGCCTATAAGGAAGGTAACTTCGAAGGGGTTCATCTTGACGATGATGAGCAAAAGATTGACGTCTTTAGAGAAATCCTTGAGTTACAGGAAAATTCCGACAACGCTTCTGATTTTATGAAATCAGTTAAAGGTGAAATCTTTAATGATCGCGTCTATGTATTCACTCCTGAAGGCGAAGTTATTGAACTGCCAAAGGGTGCCGTCACATTGGATTTTGCTTATCAAGTGCATACTGAAGTGGGTAATCACTCAATTGGTGCGAAAGTTAATGGCAAAATGGTGCCATTGAATTATCAGTTGAAGAATGGCGACATTGTGGAAATGCTGACTAATTCCAGCTCATCTCCAAGTAGAGATTGGGTCAATGTAGTATTCACTTCTAGGTCTCGTAATAAGATCAAACGTTATTTTAGAACTAAAGACCGTGAGAATAATATTGTTCTTGGTCGTGAATCTATTGAAGAAGAATTAAAGAACCGTTCCCTTTCCAGTAAAAAGTATTTAGATAAGAAACATTTGGAATTAGCGATGAAGATCTTTAATTATACTGATCCAGATGAACTCTTTAATGCAGTTGGTTATGGTGAGCTTTCGCCAATCAACGTGGTTCATAAGTTGTTGAATGAAGATCCTGAAAAGAAACGTGAAGCTGAGAAAAAAGAACTTGAAGACTCTGTTATTACTGAAACGGATGAAAAGCCACAGCAACCACAAAATGAGAATCCTAAGCTACAAAAAGAACGTAATAATGCCAATAATAGTATTTCCGTTCAAGGAATCGATAATCTCTTAATTCGTCTGGCTAAGTGTTGTAGTCCTATACCAGGAGATAAAATCGTCGGTTATATTACTAAGGGACGTGGATTGACGATTCATCGGGCTGATTGTCCGAATGTCCAAAGCGAAGAGGCTAAGAGTCGCTTTATAGATGTTTCTTGGGACAATGTTACAAAAGAGAAACGCTACACTGCCGAATTGGATATTTATGCGTTCAACCGTAATGGGTTGATCAATGAGGTTTTGCAAGTGATCAATTCCAATACAAATACGCTCAATAATGTGATTGGAAGACTTGATAAAGAAAAAATGGCCATTGTTCACGTAAGCATTGGTGTCAATAATAAGGAACATTTGGACAATATTATTTCAAAATTGAAAAATATTCCGAATGTTTATGAAATAAAGAGGACGGTAGCTTAA
- a CDS encoding RsmE family RNA methyltransferase, which translates to MEQYFVKKVIDQSKFVIDDLESYKHIVKVLRHKVGDTIYLVDSTQTLFVAKISEIDNDASNLTVVVDKDERTTTEMPLGVTIACSLSKKDKVEWITQKATELGAKKIIFFDSKYSIMHWKKNVVEKKLMRLQEIAKNAAQQSKRRLIPDVIYLDKLDKLIEEKEATNLVAYEESAKQGEISQLAQAIQEEPTSIMCTFGPEGGFAFDEVEFLNQNGFLSVGLGPRIMRAETAPMYFLSVLSYKYELTVK; encoded by the coding sequence ATGGAGCAATACTTCGTTAAAAAAGTTATCGATCAATCGAAATTTGTGATCGATGATTTAGAGAGTTATAAGCATATTGTTAAAGTTTTACGTCATAAAGTTGGAGATACAATTTATTTAGTAGATTCGACACAAACTTTATTTGTAGCAAAAATTTCAGAGATTGATAATGATGCTTCAAATTTAACCGTCGTAGTAGATAAGGATGAGCGCACAACGACTGAAATGCCATTAGGCGTTACGATCGCCTGTTCTTTGTCGAAAAAAGACAAAGTTGAATGGATTACGCAAAAGGCTACAGAATTAGGTGCTAAAAAAATTATCTTTTTTGATTCAAAGTATTCAATTATGCATTGGAAGAAGAATGTAGTTGAGAAGAAATTAATGCGACTACAGGAAATTGCTAAAAATGCGGCGCAACAATCTAAACGTCGACTAATTCCTGACGTAATTTATTTGGATAAGTTAGATAAATTGATCGAGGAAAAGGAAGCTACTAATTTGGTGGCTTATGAGGAATCGGCTAAGCAGGGTGAAATTAGTCAACTCGCTCAAGCTATTCAAGAAGAGCCTACTTCTATTATGTGTACCTTTGGACCCGAAGGTGGATTCGCTTTTGATGAAGTAGAGTTTTTGAATCAAAATGGTTTTTTGTCAGTCGGCTTGGGACCTCGAATAATGCGAGCAGAAACGGCACCCATGTACTTCCTATCCGTGCTATCATATAAGTATGAACTAACAGTAAAATGA
- the prmA gene encoding 50S ribosomal protein L11 methyltransferase, translating to MIWKKITVEIPNNFDPEIISDIFMRIGANGTEMVDDENKSVKTKINSYFDENNYSEEILNNLRKQIKALPQYGFDITGVEIDVSDLDDNNWQTEWEKYYHPVKISRYLTVVPNWVNYQPKYPDEHTIVMDPGKSFGTGTHPTTYSCMQALELILGDAKSLYDVGTGSGILSIQARQLGVRDIKAYDLDPVAVAAAKENIQLNPGCEDIEVYENSLLDGVSGKVDVIVANMLADVILKFIPQIDSHLNDNGFVVLSGIINEKEQLITEKMAEIGFIVLEVFHLKGWSTLICRRKEEFEAEDGAILR from the coding sequence ATGATTTGGAAAAAAATTACTGTCGAAATACCGAACAATTTCGATCCAGAGATTATTTCTGATATTTTTATGCGCATTGGTGCTAACGGTACAGAAATGGTAGATGATGAAAATAAATCAGTTAAGACAAAGATAAATTCTTACTTTGATGAAAATAATTACAGCGAAGAGATTTTAAACAATTTGCGAAAACAAATTAAAGCTTTACCACAATATGGTTTCGATATTACTGGTGTTGAAATTGATGTGAGTGATTTAGATGATAATAATTGGCAAACTGAGTGGGAGAAGTATTATCATCCCGTTAAGATCAGTCGCTATTTGACTGTTGTACCTAATTGGGTAAACTATCAGCCTAAATATCCAGATGAACATACAATTGTTATGGACCCGGGCAAGTCCTTTGGTACCGGGACTCATCCGACAACTTATTCGTGTATGCAAGCTCTGGAGCTAATCTTAGGCGATGCGAAGTCCTTATATGACGTTGGAACGGGTTCAGGAATTCTTTCGATACAAGCCCGTCAATTGGGAGTCAGAGATATTAAAGCCTATGATCTTGATCCAGTTGCTGTAGCAGCCGCTAAGGAGAATATTCAATTGAATCCAGGTTGTGAGGATATTGAAGTTTATGAAAACTCTTTACTAGATGGTGTCAGTGGTAAGGTGGATGTCATCGTGGCCAATATGTTGGCTGATGTAATCTTGAAATTTATTCCCCAAATTGATTCGCATTTAAATGATAATGGATTTGTTGTTTTGTCTGGTATTATTAATGAGAAGGAACAATTGATCACTGAAAAAATGGCAGAAATCGGCTTTATTGTCTTAGAAGTCTTCCATTTGAAAGGCTGGTCAACTTTGATTTGTAGAAGAAAAGAGGAATTCGAGGCAGAAGATGGAGCAATACTTCGTTAA
- a CDS encoding aminoacyl-tRNA deacylase — MSKKKKIQKTLVEKILYKKKVTYQPMTFETEADGDTQEIVTDKTSRNGYKIYKTLVLTGNKTGPLVGMLPLDKHLSYKKLAKISGNKKVGMIPLKDLVKTSGFEHGANSPVGIRSLHNYPIYFSREADEAEKIIVSAGKIGQSLLVEPHDLAKVVDAKFGDFAVDNPE, encoded by the coding sequence ATGAGTAAAAAAAAGAAAATACAAAAAACTTTAGTTGAAAAAATTCTTTATAAGAAAAAGGTCACTTATCAACCAATGACTTTTGAAACTGAGGCTGATGGTGATACCCAAGAAATCGTAACTGATAAAACTAGCCGTAACGGCTACAAAATTTATAAGACATTAGTCTTAACTGGTAATAAAACTGGTCCGTTAGTGGGAATGCTTCCTTTAGACAAACATCTTAGTTATAAAAAATTAGCTAAAATCTCTGGTAATAAAAAAGTGGGCATGATTCCTCTCAAGGACCTTGTTAAGACTAGCGGTTTCGAACATGGCGCTAACAGTCCTGTCGGAATTCGTTCACTTCATAATTACCCCATTTACTTTTCAAGAGAAGCTGATGAGGCCGAGAAAATTATTGTCTCAGCTGGAAAAATTGGTCAATCGCTTTTAGTAGAGCCACATGACCTAGCCAAAGTAGTCGATGCTAAATTCGGTGACTTTGCCGTTGATAATCCAGAGTAA
- a CDS encoding M20/M25/M40 family metallo-hydrolase: MDKAQRLSILDDLIKLETVNGNEEIVANYLKDLFEKHGIKTELNKYDDNRYNLIATLKNTDEPYLGFTGHEDVVGTVDDSKWNYGSFNPKHIDGKIFGRGSSDMKGGLAGLAIALIELNDDPDFNGNIKFIATVGEEIGELGAEKLAKEGFTDDLSALIVGEPSNSSSRLVMDQLINHGLVETNGAKPETRMAAFCAHKGSVTYKVISHGKAAHSSMPEVGINALDNLISYYNKQNEYFKNLVSVEDDILGTTKPSVTVLNAGEQENTIPDYAAMTVKIRTIPEYGNDKIISELKNLIAQMNQEDPKMNLEFDLESSNWPVKTDINSDFINLVRDSYKAVLGVNILTVGAPGGTDASKFVQANHDLDVVVAGPGNESAHQINEFVFEDDYLQYIEIYKTIAEKYFAE; encoded by the coding sequence ATGGACAAAGCACAAAGACTCAGTATTCTAGATGATTTGATCAAACTGGAAACTGTTAATGGCAATGAGGAAATTGTTGCTAATTATCTCAAGGATCTCTTTGAAAAGCATGGTATCAAAACGGAATTAAATAAATATGACGATAATCGTTATAACTTAATTGCCACACTTAAAAATACTGATGAACCATACCTAGGTTTCACTGGACACGAAGATGTAGTCGGAACGGTTGACGACAGTAAATGGAACTACGGTTCTTTCAACCCTAAGCATATTGACGGCAAAATCTTTGGTCGCGGCTCTTCTGATATGAAAGGCGGCTTAGCTGGTTTAGCTATTGCTTTGATTGAATTAAACGATGATCCTGACTTCAATGGAAACATTAAATTCATCGCTACTGTTGGTGAAGAAATCGGCGAACTCGGTGCTGAAAAACTTGCTAAGGAAGGTTTCACTGATGACTTAAGTGCTTTAATTGTTGGTGAACCAAGTAATTCTTCATCACGTTTAGTAATGGATCAATTGATCAATCACGGTTTAGTCGAAACTAATGGTGCTAAACCAGAAACTCGGATGGCCGCCTTTTGTGCCCACAAGGGATCTGTTACTTACAAAGTTATCTCACATGGTAAAGCCGCCCATAGTTCTATGCCTGAGGTCGGAATCAATGCTCTTGATAATTTAATTTCCTATTATAATAAGCAAAACGAATACTTTAAAAATTTAGTCAGCGTTGAAGACGATATCTTGGGTACGACTAAACCTTCTGTCACCGTTTTAAATGCTGGCGAACAAGAAAACACTATTCCTGATTACGCTGCAATGACCGTTAAGATCAGAACAATTCCTGAATACGGCAATGATAAAATCATTAGTGAATTAAAAAATTTAATTGCTCAAATGAACCAAGAGGATCCAAAGATGAATTTGGAGTTTGATTTAGAAAGCAGCAATTGGCCAGTTAAAACTGATATTAACTCAGATTTCATTAATTTAGTGCGTGATAGCTATAAAGCGGTGTTAGGTGTCAATATTTTAACCGTTGGTGCACCTGGTGGTACTGATGCTTCTAAGTTCGTTCAGGCAAATCACGACTTGGACGTTGTCGTTGCTGGTCCTGGTAATGAAAGTGCCCATCAGATCAACGAATTTGTCTTTGAAGATGACTACTTGCAATACATTGAGATTTATAAGACTATTGCTGAAAAGTACTTTGCTGAATAA
- a CDS encoding SLAP domain-containing protein gives MKKNKILLASTLAVLIAPSVLNNASYEPEASVQAATTTVDSIKTPIGTVDYGGAYTVDANGNQTSLYLSGKSSWKLGKSVLINGSRYYEVATNKYISSDHITLTDGLPTTSSVIKPAVPNQVGTLNTAGKVFDINGNFNGVVLPASSSWKLGQLVNINGNAYYQVATNEYVLAGNVIINSTSGTSINTVITLNNASRIVDDNGNYTGKTLPAYSSWKADRTKTMYNVTYYRVATNQWVSNVPIKSYSLVANLKSSQAVYNTETNSMTRSLPAGSSWKFNKVVRNKNNQFWGKVSTNEWLLLDSNVSMSYGDSDTVPSVAVSEPEFATNLNN, from the coding sequence ATGAAAAAGAATAAGATTTTGTTAGCATCTACACTGGCTGTTTTAATTGCTCCAAGTGTTTTGAATAACGCTTCATACGAACCTGAGGCTTCTGTACAAGCTGCTACTACAACAGTTGACAGTATTAAAACCCCCATTGGAACTGTCGACTATGGTGGGGCTTATACAGTTGATGCAAACGGCAATCAAACAAGTCTCTATCTTTCAGGAAAATCATCTTGGAAGTTAGGCAAATCTGTTCTTATTAATGGATCAAGGTATTATGAAGTAGCTACAAATAAATATATCAGTTCCGATCATATTACTCTAACAGATGGACTTCCTACTACAAGTAGTGTCATCAAGCCTGCTGTCCCTAATCAAGTTGGTACTTTAAATACTGCTGGTAAAGTATTTGATATCAATGGAAACTTTAATGGAGTAGTCTTACCTGCAAGTTCCTCATGGAAACTGGGTCAACTAGTAAACATAAATGGTAATGCATACTACCAAGTGGCAACTAATGAATACGTTCTAGCTGGAAACGTTATAATAAATTCAACCTCTGGCACATCAATAAACACTGTCATTACTTTAAATAATGCTTCCCGAATTGTAGATGATAATGGTAATTATACTGGCAAAACATTACCAGCTTACTCATCATGGAAAGCAGATCGTACGAAGACTATGTACAATGTAACTTATTATCGTGTTGCCACTAATCAGTGGGTATCAAATGTTCCCATCAAGAGTTACTCTTTGGTAGCAAATCTAAAAAGTAGTCAAGCCGTATATAATACAGAAACTAATTCTATGACCAGAAGCTTACCTGCGGGCTCTTCATGGAAATTCAATAAAGTTGTTCGCAATAAAAATAACCAATTCTGGGGAAAAGTTTCCACTAATGAATGGTTATTGCTCGATTCTAACGTCTCAATGTCATATGGAGATTCTGATACAGTGCCAAGCGTTGCTGTTAGCGAGCCTGAATTTGCTACAAATCTAAATAATTAA
- a CDS encoding Cna B-type domain-containing protein has product MFKKGKNIFSLLIIIASIFMTGSTNMIEAQGSGNLSETGTVDTSKDWGNQFITKAQLQDANGEVKNSFGLYEDIYANWEFSTNNQKINNGDTMKITVPKQFTITNNIVNSKTLKDKNGNEIATITLDKTSRIITVTFNNYAATKSKTSNVTGWISLKTNWNKNLITANQNVNIDWNLDKSVINNPDSTTSATVTPPSNNQNDNTILYKYGSFDKDKILWNVEINYSGEKISKASYRDFIGENQDLIANSIKVNSATLETDGSVTNDKENQYTNAKVTYGDDNKSFSIDLGDISQPINISYYTKITNYDNLSDNYSNSGDLLSGTKIEQNITVNDSTTSIGGSASTSGILISPLGQKTWSVPSGVTLPKSITVHLLRRNNEKDEYEDVVQQKVSADSNWQYIFRNQPKYDSQGNLYQYTVKEEPIKGFTPVYNSTNYDITNYPSETFKVTKIWHDGNNAQGTRPDSVLVHLFDDKNQAGSTKSINLSDANNWTYTYTDLPYVENDNWYVSEIGYDGKQTNTIPKGYIKTQYANNGNPQDQTIINTLATSLTVKKEWKNDDKLSRPESVKVQLYSYYSNDEKKDYTKVGDPVTLNSQNNWSYSFGTNSNTENKDDSTNQLPKYDKNDKELNYLAKEIDTPTGYTVSNSFNNDKTIETITNIKKKDSSTDTETDKTKDFTVTKKWHDDNNANRPKSIQVQLLANGNPQGDIVKITPDKDNNWTYTWTNLDKNVDYSAKELNTDTKYTTNVDKIDDNHITITNTLKSDSNGTTPTPNNPDNPQPETPSTSDKTPTEPHPDTPSVERDPDPDTSLVPDTPIIPNVPNTSTNTSKNSNSVIPTKSLTPNTDKTRNFDPDPMVPKLPYDTTKLPQTGNQKSKWFYPLIGLMILGLLIFKTKKRMSTTTD; this is encoded by the coding sequence ATGTTTAAAAAGGGAAAGAACATATTTAGTCTACTAATCATAATTGCTTCAATTTTTATGACTGGCTCGACAAATATGATCGAAGCGCAAGGTTCAGGAAACTTATCAGAAACTGGTACAGTTGATACCTCTAAGGATTGGGGAAATCAATTCATTACTAAGGCTCAATTGCAAGATGCTAACGGGGAGGTCAAGAATTCCTTTGGATTATATGAGGATATTTATGCCAACTGGGAATTTTCTACCAATAATCAAAAAATAAATAATGGCGATACAATGAAGATTACTGTACCTAAGCAATTTACTATCACGAATAATATCGTTAATTCCAAAACACTTAAAGATAAAAATGGCAATGAAATTGCCACCATTACACTAGATAAAACTAGTCGTATTATTACTGTTACCTTCAATAACTACGCTGCCACTAAATCTAAAACTAGCAACGTTACAGGTTGGATCAGTTTAAAAACAAATTGGAATAAGAATTTAATTACAGCTAATCAAAATGTTAATATCGATTGGAATCTGGATAAGTCCGTTATAAACAACCCAGACTCCACTACTTCGGCCACGGTCACTCCACCATCAAATAATCAAAATGACAATACCATACTTTATAAATATGGTAGCTTTGATAAAGATAAAATTCTCTGGAATGTGGAAATCAATTATTCTGGTGAAAAAATTTCAAAAGCTAGCTATAGAGATTTTATCGGTGAAAATCAGGACTTGATAGCAAATAGTATAAAAGTAAATTCAGCTACACTGGAAACTGATGGTTCGGTAACAAATGATAAGGAAAATCAATATACTAATGCCAAAGTTACCTATGGTGATGACAATAAAAGTTTTAGTATTGATTTAGGAGACATTAGTCAGCCGATAAATATTAGTTATTACACCAAAATAACTAACTATGATAATCTCTCCGACAACTACTCTAATTCAGGAGACTTACTTTCTGGTACTAAGATTGAACAAAATATTACTGTTAATGATTCCACCACTTCAATCGGTGGTTCAGCTAGCACCAGCGGTATACTCATCTCTCCATTAGGTCAAAAAACTTGGTCCGTACCTTCTGGTGTCACATTACCAAAGTCAATCACAGTTCACTTACTTCGTCGCAACAATGAAAAAGATGAATACGAAGACGTTGTACAACAAAAAGTTTCCGCAGACAGTAATTGGCAATATATTTTTCGCAATCAACCAAAATATGATTCACAGGGAAATCTTTATCAATATACCGTTAAAGAAGAACCTATCAAAGGTTTTACACCCGTATACAATTCCACAAATTATGATATAACTAACTATCCTTCTGAAACATTTAAAGTCACTAAGATTTGGCACGATGGCAACAACGCCCAAGGTACCAGACCAGATAGCGTCTTGGTTCACCTCTTTGATGATAAAAATCAAGCTGGTAGTACTAAGTCCATTAATCTAAGCGATGCTAACAATTGGACATATACGTATACCGATTTACCTTATGTAGAAAATGATAATTGGTACGTTTCTGAAATAGGTTACGACGGTAAGCAAACTAATACTATTCCAAAAGGTTACATAAAAACTCAATATGCTAACAATGGCAATCCCCAAGATCAAACTATTATCAATACTTTAGCAACTTCATTAACTGTCAAAAAAGAATGGAAAAATGATGACAAGCTAAGTCGTCCAGAATCTGTTAAAGTTCAGCTGTACTCTTACTATTCTAATGATGAAAAAAAGGATTATACAAAAGTTGGTGATCCAGTTACTTTGAATTCTCAAAATAATTGGAGCTACTCATTTGGCACAAATTCTAATACTGAAAATAAAGATGATTCAACTAATCAATTGCCTAAATATGATAAAAACGATAAGGAACTCAATTATCTTGCTAAAGAGATTGACACACCCACTGGCTATACTGTTTCTAATAGTTTTAATAATGATAAAACTATAGAAACTATTACCAACATCAAAAAGAAAGACTCCTCTACTGATACTGAAACTGATAAAACTAAAGATTTTACTGTTACTAAAAAATGGCACGACGACAATAATGCCAATCGACCAAAATCTATTCAAGTTCAGCTGCTAGCTAATGGGAATCCTCAGGGAGACATTGTTAAAATCACTCCTGATAAAGATAACAATTGGACATATACTTGGACTAATTTGGATAAAAATGTCGATTATTCAGCCAAAGAACTCAATACCGATACCAAATACACTACTAATGTAGATAAGATTGACGACAATCATATTACAATTACTAATACTTTAAAGTCCGATTCTAATGGAACAACACCTACACCAAACAACCCAGACAATCCCCAACCAGAAACACCTAGTACATCTGATAAAACACCAACAGAACCACATCCAGACACACCATCTGTAGAACGTGACCCAGATCCTGATACTTCTCTTGTTCCTGACACACCAATCATTCCAAATGTGCCAAATACAAGTACCAATACCAGTAAGAATTCTAATTCAGTTATTCCGACTAAATCATTGACGCCAAATACTGATAAAACAAGAAATTTTGATCCTGATCCAATGGTTCCAAAACTACCTTATGACACTACTAAATTACCGCAAACTGGCAATCAAAAATCAAAATGGTTTTACCCTTTAATTGGCCTAATGATCCTTGGATTACTTATTTTTAAAACTAAAAAAAGAATGTCAACTACCACTGACTAA